In the genome of Carnobacterium viridans, one region contains:
- a CDS encoding alpha/beta hydrolase, with product MKRKLGIGLAVLVAVAIIGLGFAGNYFYDVAVAINQKDFIEAADVDGDYDPEDPWLEEKKWYDAVEREKVSIESEDGLELSGIYIEGDSASKKVAILAHGYAGNLEQMAPYVKLYHDMGFNVLVPDARGHGTSEGDYIGFGWHERKDYLQWIQLMIDKVGADAELALYGISMGGATVMNVSGEDLPDNVKVIVEDCGYSSLNGELAYQLKDMYDLPEFPLIPVTSLVTKVRSDYWFGEADTVEQIKKNKVPMLFIHGAEDKFVPTDMVYDVYEANSSPKKLYIAPNADHADSYEQNKEVYKQKVQEFVLEHMES from the coding sequence ATTGGATTAGGATTTGCAGGGAATTATTTTTATGATGTAGCTGTGGCCATCAATCAAAAGGATTTTATTGAAGCAGCTGATGTTGATGGAGATTATGACCCTGAAGATCCATGGTTGGAAGAAAAGAAATGGTACGATGCTGTCGAGCGCGAAAAAGTATCGATTGAATCCGAGGATGGATTGGAGCTTTCGGGGATCTATATTGAAGGAGATTCTGCTTCTAAAAAAGTAGCGATATTGGCTCATGGATATGCAGGTAACTTAGAACAGATGGCACCTTATGTTAAGTTGTACCATGATATGGGGTTTAATGTACTTGTTCCCGATGCTCGTGGACATGGAACGAGTGAAGGAGACTACATCGGTTTTGGTTGGCATGAACGAAAGGACTACTTGCAGTGGATCCAATTGATGATTGATAAAGTAGGCGCAGATGCTGAACTAGCTCTATATGGGATCAGCATGGGCGGAGCAACGGTCATGAATGTTAGTGGAGAAGATTTACCGGATAATGTTAAGGTAATTGTAGAAGATTGTGGGTATAGCTCTTTAAATGGTGAGCTGGCGTATCAATTGAAAGATATGTATGATCTACCTGAATTTCCATTGATTCCAGTTACCAGTTTAGTAACAAAGGTACGTTCTGATTATTGGTTTGGAGAAGCTGATACAGTAGAACAAATTAAAAAGAATAAAGTTCCAATGCTCTTTATCCATGGTGCAGAAGATAAATTTGTGCCGACAGATATGGTGTATGATGTGTATGAAGCTAATTCATCACCTAAAAAACTATATATCGCACCCAACGCCGATCATGCGGACTCTTACGAGCAAAATAAAGAAGTCTATAAACAAAAAGTTCAAGAGTTTGTGCTTGAGCATATGGAGAGTTAA
- a CDS encoding toxin-antitoxin system YwqK family antitoxin: MQEYYKNGQIKQVTKEGIRTHYFENGKIKAIGSFDGKMQGDWKFYRKSGELWQVGCLEDDLKNGEWIRYYQDGQVEKEVQFVRGKEKK; encoded by the coding sequence ATGCAAGAATATTATAAAAATGGACAAATCAAGCAAGTGACTAAAGAAGGGATACGAACACATTATTTTGAAAATGGAAAAATAAAAGCCATAGGTTCTTTTGATGGAAAGATGCAAGGAGACTGGAAATTTTACCGTAAAAGTGGAGAACTGTGGCAAGTTGGATGCTTAGAGGATGATCTAAAAAATGGTGAGTGGATTCGTTATTACCAAGATGGACAGGTTGAAAAAGAAGTTCAATTTGTTAGGGGTAAAGAAAAGAAATAA
- a CDS encoding polymer-forming cytoskeletal protein encodes MIKTNKKRALFLGACASLIIFAAGCGNNEDTAEKESSASSAVESTEVVTTASISNDPADVLAGLSEDGTWIYAITDDVTVTDDIVVAGTFHDKGEESGDVYRKLALYAQDEDHKVTDEFTLTAPTMTVESPNFKIQNGTFVGDVVVEAEGFELADSTIEGNLTFATQELMDSAVLDAGTVTGETTVAE; translated from the coding sequence ATGATTAAAACAAACAAAAAAAGAGCACTATTTTTAGGGGCTTGTGCATCACTTATTATTTTTGCAGCAGGTTGTGGAAATAACGAAGATACAGCAGAAAAAGAATCATCAGCTTCTTCAGCTGTTGAAAGTACAGAAGTTGTTACAACTGCTTCAATCAGCAATGATCCAGCAGACGTTTTAGCTGGACTTAGCGAAGACGGAACTTGGATCTACGCAATCACAGATGATGTAACAGTAACTGATGACATCGTTGTAGCTGGAACTTTCCATGATAAAGGGGAAGAAAGTGGAGATGTTTACCGTAAATTAGCTTTGTATGCACAAGATGAAGATCACAAAGTTACAGATGAATTTACTTTAACAGCACCAACAATGACTGTTGAATCTCCAAACTTTAAAATTCAAAACGGAACATTTGTTGGAGATGTTGTAGTAGAAGCTGAAGGATTCGAACTTGCTGATTCAACTATTGAAGGAAATCTTACATTTGCTACTCAAGAATTAATGGATTCTGCAGTATTAGATGCAGGCACTGTAACTGGAGAAACAACTGTAGCTGAATAA
- a CDS encoding aldo/keto reductase family protein, whose translation MQMITLANGVDIPVVGTGTNTYGKADNQYNGALTNDFSSLKSAIQTGYRLIDTAISYRNEEGVGATIFESGIPREEFFITTKIPSDEAYIGSKKVINQTIQNSLKNLQTDYIDLYLIHHPIEDDEKLKQTWEVLESFVDNGKIKSIGVSNFTIDMLEKVRNFARIQPVVNQIESNPHTWNHELIDYLTSKNIVPEAWGPLSKVTQEQMETLNKIAENYGKNWGQVLLRYQIQRGVVVIPKSHNKEHQTANLELFDFELTKEDQFIIETL comes from the coding sequence ATGCAAATGATTACGTTAGCAAATGGAGTAGATATACCAGTAGTTGGAACTGGAACGAATACTTATGGCAAAGCAGATAATCAATACAATGGAGCTTTGACTAATGATTTTAGTTCATTAAAATCTGCCATACAAACTGGTTATCGGTTGATTGATACAGCAATTTCTTATCGAAATGAAGAAGGAGTCGGAGCTACTATTTTTGAAAGCGGCATTCCTCGTGAAGAATTTTTTATCACCACAAAAATCCCTTCAGATGAAGCATATATTGGTTCAAAAAAGGTGATCAATCAAACGATACAAAATAGTTTGAAAAATTTACAAACGGATTATATTGATTTGTACTTAATCCATCATCCGATTGAAGATGATGAAAAATTGAAACAAACATGGGAAGTTCTAGAGTCATTTGTAGATAATGGGAAAATCAAATCGATTGGAGTATCCAATTTCACCATTGATATGTTGGAAAAGGTGCGTAACTTTGCTCGGATTCAACCAGTAGTAAATCAAATTGAATCTAATCCACATACATGGAATCATGAATTAATCGATTATTTAACGAGTAAGAATATTGTGCCAGAAGCTTGGGGGCCATTAAGCAAAGTTACTCAAGAACAAATGGAAACGTTAAATAAAATTGCTGAAAATTATGGAAAAAATTGGGGACAAGTTTTATTGCGTTACCAAATCCAAAGAGGGGTTGTGGTTATCCCTAAATCCCATAACAAAGAGCATCAAACAGCTAATTTAGAGTTATTTGATTTTGAATTAACCAAAGAAGATCAATTTATAATTGAAACACTGTAA
- a CDS encoding VOC family protein, whose translation MNRINLICLGVRDLKVALHFYKSIGFKTYEKVEEPPIAFFNNQGSKLELFPIEELAKDINKVNPPVIPERGFNGITLACNLKSEKEVDEMVTLVKQNGGTIVKEPEKVSWGGYSGYFQDLDGYHWEVAYSASWKFDENDMLIMEEG comes from the coding sequence ATGAATCGCATTAATTTAATTTGCCTAGGAGTAAGAGACTTGAAAGTTGCTTTACACTTTTATAAAAGCATAGGTTTTAAAACCTATGAAAAAGTAGAAGAACCACCTATTGCATTTTTCAATAATCAAGGCAGCAAATTAGAGCTCTTTCCAATTGAAGAATTGGCAAAAGATATTAATAAAGTAAATCCACCAGTAATTCCAGAAAGGGGATTTAATGGGATCACACTAGCCTGCAACCTAAAGTCAGAAAAGGAAGTAGACGAGATGGTTACCCTTGTAAAACAAAATGGTGGAACGATTGTTAAAGAACCTGAGAAAGTTAGTTGGGGCGGATATAGTGGATATTTTCAAGATTTAGATGGTTATCATTGGGAAGTAGCCTATAGTGCGAGTTGGAAATTTGATGAGAATGATATGCTGATAATGGAAGAAGGTTAG
- a CDS encoding GNAT family N-acetyltransferase, whose amino-acid sequence MKEKNGEIRELTKFDLDLCAELLITVYNSKPWDEKWTKNTAKSHLQEFIHRKRSFGFVYVDKSTIVGALFGVERTFWSGDEVYVDEFYVHPQCQQKGVGKEMMMHLEDYCQKKELEAITLVTDKNVPAYHFYRKMKFITSEANVFLYKNILQ is encoded by the coding sequence TTGAAAGAGAAAAATGGGGAAATTCGAGAATTGACTAAGTTTGATTTAGATTTGTGTGCAGAACTGTTGATAACTGTGTATAACAGCAAACCCTGGGATGAAAAATGGACAAAAAATACTGCTAAAAGCCATCTACAAGAGTTTATACACCGAAAACGTTCGTTTGGCTTTGTTTATGTGGATAAGTCTACCATTGTTGGTGCATTATTCGGAGTTGAACGAACATTTTGGTCTGGAGATGAAGTTTATGTGGATGAATTTTACGTTCATCCACAGTGTCAACAAAAAGGTGTGGGAAAAGAAATGATGATGCATTTAGAAGACTACTGTCAGAAAAAAGAATTAGAAGCAATCACGTTAGTAACGGATAAAAATGTACCAGCTTATCATTTTTATCGAAAAATGAAGTTTATTACTTCGGAAGCTAACGTGTTCTTGTATAAGAATATTTTGCAGTAA
- a CDS encoding MGMT family protein: protein MKQNYLNQNSCSLKLILVNSYFFSFISVTIEKDVEETRKDFTMTPYTERVIRIIQSIPSGKVMTYGQIAALAGNARGARQVVRILHSMSQKYDLPWHRIINAKGEVAIKDAEGVFTQKDRLLSEGITLTHSGKVDLAIYRHHPTSELIIEEQ, encoded by the coding sequence TTGAAGCAAAATTATCTTAATCAAAATAGCTGTTCACTAAAACTAATTTTAGTGAACAGCTATTTTTTTTCCTTTATTTCAGTTACGATAGAAAAAGATGTTGAAGAAACAAGAAAGGATTTTACTATGACTCCCTATACTGAACGTGTAATCCGTATTATCCAATCTATTCCAAGCGGAAAAGTTATGACTTATGGGCAAATCGCCGCACTTGCTGGAAACGCTCGAGGGGCAAGACAAGTCGTCCGTATTCTCCATTCTATGAGCCAGAAGTATGATTTGCCCTGGCATCGTATCATTAATGCTAAAGGTGAAGTAGCTATCAAAGATGCTGAAGGGGTTTTTACTCAAAAAGATCGTTTACTTTCAGAAGGCATAACCTTAACACATTCCGGAAAAGTGGATTTAGCGATTTACCGTCACCATCCCACTTCTGAATTAATAATTGAAGAACAATAA
- a CDS encoding amino acid ABC transporter permease has protein sequence MNIRFLLDGLLVTVEVALLSIIFSFIIGAILGLLRYMKIPVFSKIVGAIIDLIRNLPLLLIIFFTYFALPQIGIRLDIFWSAVAAMTIFESAMLSEIIRAGLNSVPSGQMEAGRSTGLTYLQTLWIIIIPQAFKAMVPPIVSQLVSLIKDTSLATIISLPELTHNARIIYGQNTTYVIPMFIALAFFYFIVCYALSKVAKRFEAKLS, from the coding sequence ATGAACATCCGCTTCTTACTGGATGGACTTCTCGTTACAGTAGAAGTAGCCTTACTTTCCATTATTTTCAGTTTCATTATTGGAGCTATTTTAGGATTGCTTCGCTATATGAAAATTCCCGTTTTTTCGAAAATCGTCGGGGCTATCATTGACTTAATACGTAATTTACCATTATTATTAATTATCTTTTTTACTTATTTCGCCTTACCACAAATTGGTATTCGTTTAGATATCTTTTGGTCAGCCGTAGCTGCTATGACGATTTTTGAATCTGCTATGCTTTCAGAAATCATTCGTGCTGGTTTAAATTCTGTTCCTTCTGGACAGATGGAAGCTGGTCGTTCAACTGGATTAACTTATCTACAAACCTTGTGGATTATCATTATTCCACAAGCCTTTAAAGCTATGGTACCACCTATTGTCAGCCAATTAGTATCATTGATCAAAGATACTTCATTAGCAACCATTATTTCTTTGCCTGAGTTGACACATAACGCTAGAATTATTTATGGTCAAAATACCACCTATGTGATTCCAATGTTCATCGCTTTAGCGTTCTTCTACTTCATTGTTTGTTACGCATTATCAAAAGTAGCCAAACGTTTTGAAGCAAAATTATCTTAA
- a CDS encoding amino acid ABC transporter permease: MLTILTTYSDVLIDGFLNTLYSSIIALFFSLIIGTLMAIFQLSKTKWIKGLANAYVEFFKNIPLLIIVMFFYVVVPLYWFSIDGFVAGTIGLTIYTSAFIAETVRAGIMGVPKGQTEAGLSTGLTQNETMRYIILPQAFKIVIPPLGNQFINLVKNSSVLAMVTGLDLMYQGDLIASETFNTFDTYILIGLIYLIITLPLTYLMSYIERRLNVTS; encoded by the coding sequence ATGCTAACGATCTTAACAACCTACTCCGATGTTTTAATCGATGGGTTTCTAAATACACTGTATTCAAGTATCATTGCCTTATTTTTCAGTCTGATCATTGGGACATTAATGGCAATCTTTCAATTATCTAAAACAAAATGGATCAAAGGTTTGGCAAATGCTTATGTTGAGTTCTTTAAGAATATTCCTCTTTTGATCATTGTGATGTTCTTTTATGTAGTCGTGCCTTTATATTGGTTCTCTATTGATGGTTTTGTAGCTGGTACGATTGGTTTAACAATCTACACTTCTGCATTTATTGCAGAAACGGTTCGTGCCGGAATCATGGGCGTGCCAAAAGGTCAAACAGAAGCTGGACTTTCAACAGGCTTGACTCAAAATGAAACGATGCGTTATATTATTTTACCGCAAGCCTTCAAAATCGTTATCCCGCCGCTTGGCAATCAATTTATTAATTTAGTAAAGAACTCATCTGTTCTAGCAATGGTTACAGGTCTAGACTTGATGTATCAAGGTGATCTGATCGCCAGTGAGACATTTAATACGTTTGACACGTATATTTTAATTGGTTTAATTTACCTCATCATTACATTACCTTTAACTTACTTGATGAGTTATATCGAACGCCGCTTAAATGTAACATCTTAA
- a CDS encoding transporter substrate-binding domain-containing protein — protein sequence MKKTNKPSLFLLLLLPVLFLAACGSKSAAEIDITERIKENPTLTWGVKVDTNLFGLYDIQSSEIRGFDIDIAKAITKELTGDADNAEFVEVTSKTRIPLLKNGNIDAIIATMTITEERKQQVNFTDVYFDAGQALLVPNDSSIQNLEDLSAETTVLAVKGSTSAQNIRNLSPEANVLELENYSEAFTALQSGQGDAVTTDNAILLGIIADNPGYRLAGGNFTQEPYGIAINKGQDIFLQEVNKALDTIKANGVYDEIYAKWIPELD from the coding sequence ATGAAAAAAACAAACAAACCATCTCTTTTTCTTCTCTTACTCCTGCCTGTTTTATTTCTTGCTGCTTGTGGTTCTAAAAGTGCAGCTGAAATAGATATAACAGAACGGATAAAAGAAAATCCGACCCTAACATGGGGCGTAAAAGTCGATACAAATCTTTTTGGTCTTTACGACATTCAATCCAGTGAGATCAGAGGTTTTGATATCGATATTGCTAAAGCTATCACTAAAGAACTTACTGGAGATGCCGATAATGCAGAATTTGTTGAAGTAACTTCTAAAACACGGATTCCTTTATTAAAAAATGGAAACATCGATGCTATTATAGCAACAATGACCATCACAGAAGAACGAAAACAACAAGTAAACTTTACAGATGTTTACTTTGATGCTGGTCAAGCCTTGTTGGTTCCAAATGACAGTTCTATCCAAAATTTAGAGGATCTATCTGCTGAAACAACTGTATTGGCCGTTAAAGGCTCAACTTCAGCGCAAAATATTCGCAATTTATCTCCTGAGGCAAATGTATTAGAATTAGAAAATTATTCTGAAGCCTTTACTGCTTTACAATCTGGCCAAGGAGATGCTGTTACAACAGATAATGCTATTTTATTAGGGATTATTGCGGATAATCCTGGCTACCGATTAGCCGGAGGAAACTTTACTCAAGAACCTTATGGTATTGCAATAAATAAAGGACAAGATATTTTCTTACAAGAAGTCAATAAGGCCTTGGATACCATCAAAGCTAACGGCGTATACGATGAAATTTACGCTAAATGGATCCCTGAATTGGACTAA
- a CDS encoding amino acid ABC transporter ATP-binding protein produces the protein MIEFKNIEKYYGEFHALKNINLTFNQGEVVVVIGPSGSGKSTMLRCINGLEDISEGELLIKGTNLHGKNTNINEIRKNVGMVFQHFNLYPHKTVLENIMLAPMKVLKQSKEEAQQNAEKFLDKVNMLDKKDSYPSNLSGGQQQRVAIARGLAMGPSVLLFDEPTSALDPETIEDVLDVMKKLAKEGMTMIVVTHEMGFAREVADRVIFMADGEVLEDRETVSFFENPKDERAKQFLSKIINH, from the coding sequence ATGATTGAATTTAAAAATATCGAAAAGTATTACGGTGAATTTCACGCCTTGAAAAATATCAACCTTACCTTTAATCAAGGTGAAGTCGTGGTTGTCATCGGACCTTCTGGTTCTGGTAAAAGTACCATGTTGCGTTGCATCAATGGATTAGAAGATATCTCTGAAGGAGAACTATTGATCAAAGGCACAAATCTTCATGGTAAGAATACAAATATTAATGAGATTCGTAAAAATGTCGGAATGGTTTTCCAACACTTCAACCTCTATCCACATAAAACGGTTTTAGAGAACATTATGTTAGCTCCTATGAAGGTCTTAAAACAATCTAAAGAAGAAGCACAACAAAACGCTGAGAAATTTTTAGATAAAGTTAACATGTTGGATAAAAAAGATTCTTACCCTTCTAATTTATCTGGTGGACAACAACAGCGTGTTGCGATTGCAAGAGGTTTAGCTATGGGGCCAAGTGTTTTATTATTTGATGAGCCTACTAGTGCACTAGATCCTGAGACGATTGAAGATGTACTTGACGTTATGAAAAAATTAGCTAAAGAAGGTATGACAATGATCGTTGTTACCCATGAAATGGGATTCGCGCGTGAAGTTGCGGACCGTGTTATTTTTATGGCCGATGGAGAAGTCCTTGAAGACCGTGAAACAGTATCGTTCTTTGAAAATCCAAAAGATGAACGTGCTAAACAATTCTTAAGCAAAATTATCAATCATTAA
- a CDS encoding bifunctional metallophosphatase/5'-nucleotidase: MERIHIFHTNDIHSHFENWPRISAYLRDESKRLEKENETVFSFDIGDACDRVHPLTEATDGKANIQLLNEVGYDAVTIGNNEGIGSSKNQLNHLYDEANFPVVISNLVDENTGFPPEWAKVFHIVQTASGHKIGLFGLTAPFPTSYKPIGWNVKNPDEVIGDILELLTPLVDSVILLSHLGIGEDQRIAELYPMISVIIGSHTHHLLAHGKVFRNTLLAAAGKYGQYVGHIELEIERNKIIAAKATVKETATITAPENENKMIEGYEQKGHQLLNEQVIAATPATFPINWHGKSELVEVGLEALKEYARTDAAILNAGLFMQPLVEGTVTKNDLHKILPHPMRILRCTLYGEDLIRMIYEMEKNRLFLRNFPIKGIGFRGKIFGEICYNGVAYDKITGEVSWLGKKVERTKRYTFATVDHFMFIPFFPTIEIKGENEVLFPYFIRNVVGQYLKNHYPTDK; the protein is encoded by the coding sequence ATGGAACGTATCCACATTTTTCATACAAACGATATTCATTCTCACTTTGAAAATTGGCCGAGAATTTCTGCTTATTTACGTGACGAGTCTAAACGATTGGAAAAAGAAAATGAAACAGTATTTTCATTTGACATTGGAGACGCCTGTGATCGAGTCCATCCTTTGACAGAAGCTACAGATGGAAAAGCAAACATCCAACTGCTAAATGAAGTAGGGTATGATGCCGTTACAATTGGGAATAATGAAGGAATTGGAAGTTCTAAAAATCAACTGAACCATTTATATGATGAGGCTAATTTTCCTGTTGTTATTTCAAATTTAGTTGATGAAAATACAGGATTCCCCCCAGAATGGGCAAAAGTTTTCCACATCGTTCAAACAGCATCCGGTCATAAGATTGGTTTGTTTGGACTGACCGCTCCTTTTCCTACGAGTTATAAACCAATTGGATGGAACGTGAAAAATCCAGATGAAGTGATTGGAGATATTTTAGAATTGCTAACTCCTCTAGTTGATTCGGTTATATTGCTGTCTCATTTAGGAATTGGTGAAGACCAACGAATTGCTGAATTGTATCCAATGATCTCCGTTATTATTGGTTCACACACACATCACTTATTGGCACATGGCAAAGTGTTCAGAAATACATTGCTTGCAGCAGCCGGTAAATACGGTCAATACGTTGGCCATATTGAATTAGAGATTGAAAGAAATAAAATCATAGCTGCTAAGGCAACTGTTAAAGAAACGGCTACAATAACGGCACCTGAAAATGAAAATAAGATGATTGAAGGTTATGAACAAAAGGGACATCAGTTGCTGAATGAACAAGTAATTGCAGCCACTCCAGCAACTTTTCCAATAAATTGGCATGGCAAGTCTGAACTTGTAGAAGTTGGATTGGAAGCTCTTAAAGAATATGCTCGCACAGATGCAGCTATTTTAAATGCAGGATTATTCATGCAGCCATTGGTTGAAGGAACGGTTACGAAAAACGATTTGCACAAGATTTTGCCTCATCCTATGCGTATTTTAAGGTGCACACTATATGGTGAAGATCTTATTCGTATGATTTATGAAATGGAAAAAAACCGCTTGTTCTTGAGAAACTTCCCGATTAAAGGTATTGGATTTAGAGGGAAAATTTTTGGCGAAATCTGTTACAATGGAGTAGCATATGATAAAATAACCGGAGAAGTCTCTTGGTTAGGTAAGAAGGTAGAGCGAACCAAACGGTACACATTTGCTACAGTAGATCATTTTATGTTTATCCCGTTTTTTCCGACGATTGAAATTAAAGGGGAAAATGAAGTACTGTTTCCTTATTTTATACGCAATGTTGTCGGTCAATATTTAAAAAATCATTACCCAACAGATAAATGA
- a CDS encoding YutD family protein, translating to MTSENETTAERTQEVRPSKKAVPAKKRPIKPRPKKRVKESQSATTAIEENHNTEDSGEHTFDKDVQELIKPVEEPVVQRIDATTIMIEGKKFEIVQNYRDAFDAERLGERYSEILNKYDYVVADWGFEQMRLKGFYDNRNRKVPQDQRIANLQDYLYEYCNFGCPYFVLQRIDDKKERIKTSKPKRRRTQKSKSPTNEKVIKPVQPKRSDSKQSTTATPKKSSDRVKAKKDFVKKEISPVEKSVEKNSPKETVETVKDAKGKRQYSIRRKVVPK from the coding sequence ATGACAAGTGAAAACGAAACAACTGCAGAACGAACTCAAGAGGTAAGACCCTCAAAAAAAGCCGTTCCGGCAAAAAAAAGACCGATTAAACCAAGACCCAAAAAACGAGTGAAAGAATCGCAATCGGCTACAACTGCAATAGAAGAAAATCACAACACTGAAGACTCAGGTGAACATACTTTTGATAAAGACGTACAAGAATTAATTAAACCAGTTGAGGAACCAGTTGTTCAAAGAATTGATGCTACTACTATTATGATAGAAGGCAAAAAATTCGAAATTGTACAAAATTATCGAGATGCTTTTGATGCAGAGCGATTAGGTGAGCGTTACAGCGAAATTTTAAATAAATACGATTATGTTGTAGCGGACTGGGGTTTTGAACAAATGCGGTTGAAAGGTTTTTACGATAACCGTAATCGGAAAGTTCCCCAAGATCAACGCATTGCTAATCTGCAGGATTATTTGTACGAGTACTGTAATTTTGGCTGTCCTTATTTTGTTTTGCAACGCATAGACGACAAAAAAGAACGTATTAAAACGAGCAAACCTAAAAGACGCAGAACACAAAAAAGCAAAAGTCCAACAAACGAAAAAGTGATTAAACCAGTTCAACCAAAAAGATCAGATTCAAAACAAAGCACGACAGCAACACCTAAAAAGTCATCCGACAGAGTAAAAGCTAAAAAAGATTTTGTCAAAAAGGAAATTTCGCCTGTTGAGAAATCGGTTGAAAAAAATAGTCCAAAAGAAACAGTTGAAACAGTAAAGGATGCTAAAGGGAAACGCCAATATAGTATCCGTCGTAAAGTTGTTCCAAAATAA
- a CDS encoding TIGR01457 family HAD-type hydrolase: MKYKGYLIDLDGTMYRGKEPIPAAARFIKRLQEKKIPYLFVTNNSSKTQKEVADNLIQNFGVQTSAKEVYTSSLATADYLTSLGGGKKVYIIGETGLRSALKSAGFIEDEENPDYVVVGIDRQVTYHDFEIATLAIHKGARFIATNKDTNIPSDKGLVPGAGSLVALLIASTRVQPTFIGKPEAIIMEEAIKTIGLTKEEVIMVGDNYETDILAGIHNDVDTLLVLTGFTSLTDLELVEEQPTYLLNSLDEWVF, from the coding sequence ATGAAGTATAAAGGATATCTAATTGATTTAGATGGAACCATGTATCGTGGGAAAGAGCCTATTCCAGCGGCTGCGCGATTCATTAAAAGACTGCAAGAAAAAAAGATTCCTTACTTATTTGTTACAAATAACTCTTCTAAAACACAAAAAGAAGTTGCTGATAATTTAATTCAAAACTTTGGTGTTCAAACGTCTGCAAAAGAGGTATACACGAGCTCGTTAGCGACTGCAGACTATCTCACTTCACTTGGTGGAGGAAAAAAAGTCTACATTATAGGAGAAACAGGACTTAGAAGCGCGTTGAAAAGTGCAGGCTTTATTGAAGATGAAGAAAATCCGGATTACGTGGTTGTGGGAATCGATCGCCAAGTTACGTATCATGATTTTGAAATTGCGACTTTAGCTATTCATAAAGGGGCTCGCTTTATCGCGACAAATAAAGATACCAATATACCGAGTGATAAAGGATTAGTACCTGGTGCTGGTTCATTAGTAGCCTTATTGATAGCTTCAACAAGAGTACAGCCTACTTTTATCGGGAAACCAGAAGCAATCATTATGGAAGAAGCCATCAAAACGATTGGTTTAACAAAAGAAGAAGTTATTATGGTAGGCGACAACTACGAAACCGATATTTTAGCTGGTATTCACAATGATGTTGATACTTTACTAGTGCTAACAGGTTTTACCTCTCTAACAGATTTAGAACTTGTGGAAGAACAACCTACTTATTTACTAAATTCATTGGATGAGTGGGTGTTCTAG
- a CDS encoding TIGR01906 family membrane protein: protein MKEKVFHVVGMISLFLFIVSLSIVLTINLTPLYAFDIDYLKISQNVGLSKETLMENYRVLLNYLNLPWVTELNFLDFPSSESGLFHFYEVKRLFILDYVIAMITAVSSFFYLRYIKKNKLFWKLVRPFQVAIAVPFVVLFMIAVSFDQLFVAFHKVFFNNDAWLFNPSTDPIILALPETFFMHCFILAFVFIELQIIFGYFYTKRKAFH, encoded by the coding sequence GTGAAAGAAAAAGTTTTTCATGTAGTAGGAATGATTAGTCTGTTTTTATTTATCGTATCATTATCTATCGTATTAACGATTAATTTGACACCACTATATGCTTTTGATATTGATTACTTAAAGATCTCTCAAAATGTTGGGTTGTCAAAAGAAACATTAATGGAAAACTATCGAGTATTATTAAATTATTTGAACTTGCCATGGGTAACTGAATTGAACTTTTTGGATTTTCCAAGTTCAGAAAGCGGGTTGTTTCATTTTTATGAAGTCAAACGTTTGTTTATTTTAGATTATGTTATTGCCATGATTACTGCGGTAAGTTCATTTTTTTATCTTCGCTACATCAAAAAAAATAAGTTATTCTGGAAATTAGTTCGTCCATTTCAAGTTGCAATAGCTGTTCCATTTGTGGTTCTCTTCATGATAGCTGTCAGCTTTGATCAGTTATTTGTAGCTTTCCATAAAGTTTTCTTTAATAATGATGCTTGGCTGTTCAATCCTTCTACGGATCCGATTATTTTAGCATTGCCAGAAACCTTCTTTATGCATTGTTTTATTTTAGCTTTCGTGTTCATTGAACTACAAATTATTTTTGGGTATTTTTACACTAAACGAAAAGCGTTTCATTAA